In a genomic window of uncultured Flavobacterium sp.:
- the cobA gene encoding uroporphyrinogen-III C-methyltransferase: MKSLKTPRLTIVGAGPGDVELITLKAIKALEDADVVLYDALVNEELLQYATNAEIVFVGKRLGCHAYTQDQINELIVSMANRYGHVVRLKGGDPFIFGRGSEEIEYAEQYNLETAMVPGISSALGVPASVGISLTQRQIAESFWVITGTTSNHELSKDVHLASKSAATVVILMGMHKLEEIVAIYQENRKDDLPIAIIQNGTKNTEQKVVGTISSIAKLVSENKISSPAIIVIGEVVKNTSRLTSYFQEHFDDEFIFQNLNLK; this comes from the coding sequence ATGAAAAGCTTAAAAACTCCCAGATTAACAATTGTAGGCGCAGGTCCTGGAGATGTTGAACTAATTACTTTAAAAGCAATAAAAGCGCTTGAAGATGCAGATGTAGTTTTGTACGATGCATTAGTTAATGAAGAACTATTGCAATATGCAACAAATGCAGAAATTGTTTTTGTGGGCAAACGCTTGGGATGTCACGCTTATACACAAGATCAGATCAATGAATTGATAGTTTCGATGGCAAATCGTTACGGTCATGTTGTGCGTTTAAAAGGTGGAGATCCTTTTATTTTCGGACGTGGAAGTGAAGAAATTGAATATGCAGAACAATATAATTTAGAAACCGCAATGGTTCCGGGAATTTCATCAGCTTTGGGCGTTCCGGCTTCAGTTGGAATTAGTTTGACACAACGCCAGATTGCCGAAAGTTTTTGGGTAATTACAGGAACAACTTCTAATCATGAATTATCAAAAGATGTTCATTTAGCGTCCAAATCCGCTGCAACGGTCGTTATTTTGATGGGAATGCATAAATTAGAAGAGATTGTAGCTATTTATCAAGAAAACCGTAAAGATGATTTGCCAATTGCGATTATCCAAAACGGAACAAAAAATACAGAGCAAAAAGTAGTAGGAACTATAAGTTCAATTGCTAAATTAGTGTCTGAAAATAAGATTTCGTCTCCGGCAATTATTGTAATTGGCGAAGTGGTAAAAAACACATCAAGATTAACGTCTTATTTTCAAGAGCATTTTGATGACGAATTTATCTTTCAGAATTTAAATTTAAAATAA
- a CDS encoding molybdenum cofactor guanylyltransferase, which yields METLTVFILCGGKSSRMQSEKGLVLFQNKPFIEHIIKAILPITDKIKLVTANKEYDYLPYDKILDTVTDKGPLGGIYTALTDSETEFNLILSCDIPLISTELLSELISKHNDEAEITVFASESRMHPLIGIYSKKLLSVIKSAIDNDDLKMMNLIAKIPHQIITIEESENFHLTNINSIDELNDLNINLS from the coding sequence ATGGAAACTCTAACAGTATTTATTCTTTGCGGTGGAAAAAGTTCCCGAATGCAGTCAGAAAAAGGACTTGTTTTGTTCCAGAATAAACCATTTATAGAACATATAATTAAGGCTATTTTGCCTATTACAGATAAAATAAAATTAGTAACGGCAAATAAAGAATACGATTATCTGCCTTATGATAAAATTCTGGACACGGTTACAGATAAAGGTCCGTTAGGAGGTATTTATACCGCTTTGACAGATTCTGAAACCGAGTTTAATTTGATTCTGAGTTGTGATATTCCGTTAATTTCAACCGAATTATTATCAGAACTAATTTCAAAACATAATGACGAAGCTGAAATCACAGTTTTTGCTTCCGAAAGCAGAATGCATCCATTAATTGGAATTTATTCGAAGAAATTATTATCCGTTATCAAAAGCGCAATTGATAACGATGATTTAAAAATGATGAATTTAATCGCGAAAATTCCGCATCAAATCATCACAATAGAAGAAAGTGAAAACTTTCATTTGACTAATATTAATTCGATTGACGAATTAAACGATCTGAATATCAATTTAAGTTAA
- a CDS encoding sulfite exporter TauE/SafE family protein produces MQLLSSENILLFSFALIVIAFLYSSVGHGGASGYLALMTIFAFPISIMKPSALLLNLFVSSISFFFYYRMNYFKPKLFYPFAIASVPAAFIGGFVTLDNAIYKIILGAVLVFAALRLFGVFNFKEKEAVQINLPFALAIGFIIGLLSGMLGIGGGIILSPILLFLGWASIKESAAISSLFIFVNSFAGMLGFFLGGKTIPVESFYLVPIAVIGGVLGGFYGSGYFSNKTLKMVLGAVILMASIKLIFP; encoded by the coding sequence ATGCAGTTACTTAGTTCCGAAAATATCCTATTATTCAGTTTTGCCTTAATTGTTATTGCTTTTTTGTATTCTAGTGTTGGGCACGGCGGAGCATCAGGATATTTAGCGTTGATGACCATTTTTGCATTTCCAATTTCGATAATGAAACCATCGGCTTTGTTGCTTAATTTGTTTGTTTCGAGTATTTCGTTTTTCTTTTATTATCGAATGAATTATTTCAAACCAAAGTTGTTTTATCCGTTTGCAATTGCATCAGTTCCGGCTGCATTTATTGGCGGATTTGTGACTTTAGACAATGCGATTTATAAAATTATTTTAGGAGCTGTATTGGTTTTTGCAGCCTTAAGATTATTTGGAGTATTTAATTTTAAAGAAAAAGAAGCAGTTCAGATAAACTTACCTTTTGCATTAGCGATTGGTTTTATCATAGGATTATTATCTGGAATGTTGGGGATTGGCGGAGGAATTATCTTGAGTCCTATTTTATTATTTTTAGGTTGGGCTTCGATAAAAGAATCGGCTGCAATATCAAGTTTATTCATTTTTGTGAATTCATTTGCAGGAATGTTGGGTTTCTTTCTGGGAGGAAAAACAATTCCGGTAGAGAGTTTTTATTTAGTTCCGATTGCCGTTATTGGAGGGGTTTTAGGCGGATTTTACGGAAGCGGTTATTTCTCTAACAAAACTTTAAAAATGGTTTTAGGAGCAGTAATTTTAATGGCAAGTATAAAATTGATTTTTCCATAA
- the glp gene encoding molybdopterin molybdotransferase MoeA: protein MIQVEQALSIIAENSTNMPIQKISVRKALGYILAETIYSPINMPPFRQSAMDGYAFIHSERHQYDIVSVSQAGDHSDIKLNPNETVRIFTGAFVPHNADTVVMQEHVMANEKSILITNMPKQFANVRNKGEQIEKEDVVFEANTLITPASIGFLACLGITEIEVYKKPRVAILVTGNELVKPGKKLPKGKIYESNSVMLEAALQTIGIKKTKVYKVKDSLKATKKALKDILDKYDIVLISGGISVGDYDFVKEALIENGVEELFYKINQRPGKPMFFGSKKETLVFALPGNPASSLTNFYVYVYPAIKNRMGFSDTHLPKIVRKLNSGFTNTTGKTLFLKALYDQTNVTILEGQSSAMLNTFAIANSLLIVPNDTETLKKGQLVTLLPID from the coding sequence ATGATCCAAGTTGAACAAGCATTATCAATTATTGCAGAGAATAGCACAAACATGCCAATTCAGAAAATATCGGTGCGTAAAGCATTGGGCTACATTTTGGCAGAAACAATTTATTCTCCCATCAACATGCCGCCATTTCGGCAATCGGCAATGGATGGATATGCTTTTATTCACAGCGAAAGACATCAGTATGATATCGTTAGTGTTTCGCAAGCCGGAGATCATTCTGATATAAAACTGAATCCAAACGAAACAGTTCGCATTTTTACAGGTGCTTTTGTACCTCATAATGCAGATACTGTAGTGATGCAGGAACATGTAATGGCAAATGAAAAATCAATTTTGATTACTAATATGCCTAAGCAATTTGCAAATGTTCGAAATAAAGGAGAACAAATTGAGAAAGAAGATGTAGTTTTTGAAGCCAACACTTTGATTACACCAGCATCAATTGGATTTTTGGCCTGTCTGGGAATTACAGAAATTGAAGTTTATAAAAAGCCAAGAGTTGCCATTTTAGTAACAGGAAATGAATTAGTAAAGCCCGGAAAAAAATTACCAAAAGGAAAAATTTACGAAAGCAATTCAGTTATGTTAGAAGCAGCGCTTCAGACAATTGGAATAAAAAAGACAAAAGTTTATAAAGTAAAAGACAGTCTGAAAGCGACTAAAAAAGCACTTAAAGACATTTTAGATAAATATGATATAGTTTTAATTTCCGGTGGAATTTCTGTTGGAGATTATGATTTTGTAAAAGAAGCATTAATAGAAAATGGAGTAGAAGAGCTTTTTTATAAAATCAATCAGCGACCTGGAAAACCAATGTTTTTTGGATCTAAAAAAGAAACTTTAGTATTTGCATTACCTGGAAATCCAGCTTCGTCACTTACTAATTTTTACGTTTACGTTTATCCTGCAATCAAAAACAGAATGGGATTCTCTGATACACATTTACCAAAAATCGTTCGAAAATTAAACTCAGGATTTACCAATACAACCGGAAAAACACTGTTTTTAAAAGCATTATACGATCAAACAAACGTGACAATTTTAGAAGGACAGAGTTCAGCAATGCTCAATACATTTGCGATTGCAAACAGTTTATTAATTGTTCCAAACGATACAGAAACCTTGAAAAAAGGACAGCTTGTAACATTATTGCCAATTGATTAG